A genomic window from Pyxidicoccus trucidator includes:
- the grxD gene encoding Grx4 family monothiol glutaredoxin, which produces MTPELKTRLEKETQSHKIVLFMKGNALFPQCGFSARALQLLQPYGEVHTVDVLADPEIRQGIKDFTNWPTIPQVFINGQFVGGSDILTDLAERGELADLVSGKSPA; this is translated from the coding sequence ATGACCCCTGAGCTCAAGACACGGCTGGAGAAGGAAACCCAGTCGCACAAAATCGTCCTCTTCATGAAGGGCAACGCCCTGTTCCCGCAGTGCGGCTTCTCCGCGCGCGCCCTGCAATTGCTCCAGCCCTACGGCGAGGTCCACACCGTGGACGTGCTGGCGGACCCCGAGATTCGCCAGGGCATCAAGGACTTCACGAACTGGCCCACCATTCCGCAGGTCTTCATCAACGGGCAGTTCGTCGGCGGCTCCGACATCCTGACGGACCTGGCCGAGCGCGGTGAGCTGGCGGACCTGGTCTCCGGCAAGTCCCCAGCCTGA
- a CDS encoding BolA family protein, protein MLDADFVRTRILEALPDSEVEVRDTTGTGDHFEARVVSPAFVGKPMVQQHQLVYAPLQQWLKSGELHALALKTYSPEQWQKLGQR, encoded by the coding sequence ATGCTCGACGCCGATTTTGTCCGTACCCGTATCCTGGAAGCCCTGCCGGACTCCGAGGTGGAGGTTAGAGATACCACCGGGACGGGAGACCACTTCGAGGCCCGGGTGGTGAGCCCGGCCTTCGTGGGCAAGCCCATGGTGCAGCAGCACCAGCTGGTGTACGCCCCCCTGCAGCAGTGGCTGAAGTCGGGCGAGCTGCACGCCCTCGCACTCAAGACCTATTCGCCCGAGCAGTGGCAGAAGCTCGGGCAGCGCTAG
- a CDS encoding YqgE/AlgH family protein produces MKNLAPGLLLAMPQLGDPNFYRSVILMIEHGETGSMGLVVNRGAPLTLGELARGQNLGISKEREGQPVFVGGPVEPQRGFVLHDATELLEKHPVMPGLFLSVTLDALGPLLENPSPRLRFCLGYAGWGPKQLESEIAAGSWLFAEATAEAVLGLEPGKLWETTLRGMGVDPAMLVMGRGMN; encoded by the coding sequence GTGAAGAACCTTGCTCCCGGACTCCTGCTGGCCATGCCCCAGCTTGGGGACCCGAACTTCTACCGGTCGGTCATCCTGATGATCGAGCACGGGGAGACGGGCTCCATGGGGCTCGTCGTGAACCGGGGGGCGCCCCTGACGCTCGGTGAGCTGGCGCGCGGGCAGAATCTGGGCATCTCCAAGGAGCGCGAAGGGCAGCCCGTCTTCGTGGGAGGCCCGGTGGAGCCGCAGCGCGGCTTCGTCCTCCATGACGCCACGGAGCTCCTGGAGAAGCACCCGGTGATGCCCGGCCTCTTCCTGAGCGTGACGCTGGACGCGCTGGGCCCGCTGCTGGAGAACCCCTCGCCGCGCCTGCGCTTCTGCCTGGGCTACGCGGGCTGGGGTCCCAAGCAGCTGGAGAGCGAGATTGCCGCTGGCTCCTGGCTCTTCGCGGAGGCAACCGCCGAGGCGGTGCTGGGCCTGGAGCCTGGAAAGCTGTGGGAGACCACGTTGCGTGGCATGGGCGTGGACCCGGCCATGCTGGTGATGGGAAGGGGGATGAACTGA
- a CDS encoding response regulator yields MSLPNVEELPISTGHDSSERTERSDELKLEPVRGAVLVVEDDPTHREILVEMIAGWGYEPLPVGSAEEAEFAVRNKRMDAAVVDVFLPGRSGATLMSKLRERFPQAVLIGVSAMSDAAMARKCKGLGADLFIGKPLNPEKLAEALQSKHTSWH; encoded by the coding sequence ATGTCCCTGCCCAACGTCGAAGAGTTGCCCATCTCCACCGGACACGACTCCAGCGAGCGCACGGAGCGCAGTGACGAGCTGAAGCTGGAGCCGGTCCGTGGCGCCGTTCTCGTCGTGGAGGATGACCCGACGCACCGGGAGATCCTCGTGGAGATGATTGCGGGCTGGGGCTACGAGCCGCTGCCGGTGGGGAGCGCGGAGGAGGCGGAGTTCGCCGTGCGCAACAAGCGCATGGACGCCGCCGTCGTCGACGTCTTCCTGCCCGGCCGCAGCGGGGCCACGCTGATGTCCAAGCTCCGCGAGCGCTTCCCGCAGGCGGTGCTCATCGGCGTGAGCGCGATGAGCGACGCGGCCATGGCGCGCAAGTGCAAGGGCCTGGGCGCGGACCTCTTCATCGGCAAGCCCCTCAACCCGGAGAAGCTGGCCGAGGCGCTCCAGTCCAAGCACACGAGCTGGCACTGA
- a CDS encoding ABC transporter permease subunit, which translates to MSRVPPRAIFGLTLLVGLGVLSLVAGRLFPEALASTCPLGMDPTRPDRTVCELAFGGLWVSLAVGLAAGALSTFIGLAVAAVARLSGGAVEQALLRGVDAVFALPDVLVVMVLQLAGQSLADAGQGGGFGPFGLMVASLALVGWAGPARMFRNRLFTLESQEYVAAARALGGGGAHLLRVHLWPALRPFALAVFLSRLPAAILTESTVSFFGIARMEPMSLGRYLGTSYAALIYEGGGRVVLPAWALLVLLVLGASLASQALSATPRRAA; encoded by the coding sequence ATGAGCCGCGTTCCCCCGCGCGCCATCTTCGGCCTGACGCTGCTGGTGGGGCTGGGCGTGCTCAGCCTCGTGGCGGGCCGCCTCTTCCCGGAGGCGCTCGCCAGCACCTGCCCGCTGGGCATGGACCCCACGCGCCCGGACCGCACCGTGTGCGAGCTGGCCTTCGGCGGGCTCTGGGTGTCCCTCGCCGTGGGCCTCGCCGCGGGAGCGCTGTCCACGTTCATCGGCCTGGCCGTGGCCGCCGTGGCGCGCCTGTCTGGCGGCGCGGTGGAGCAGGCGCTGCTGCGCGGAGTGGACGCTGTCTTCGCGCTCCCCGATGTGCTGGTGGTCATGGTCCTCCAGCTCGCGGGCCAGTCGCTGGCGGACGCGGGGCAGGGCGGAGGGTTCGGCCCCTTCGGACTGATGGTCGCCTCCCTCGCGCTCGTGGGCTGGGCAGGACCGGCGCGCATGTTCCGCAACCGGCTGTTCACCCTGGAGTCACAGGAGTACGTCGCCGCCGCCCGGGCGCTCGGCGGGGGAGGGGCCCACCTCCTGCGCGTCCACCTGTGGCCCGCCCTGCGCCCGTTCGCGCTGGCGGTGTTCCTCAGTCGCCTGCCCGCCGCCATCCTCACCGAGTCCACCGTGAGCTTCTTCGGCATCGCCCGCATGGAGCCCATGTCCCTGGGCCGCTACCTGGGCACCAGCTACGCGGCCCTCATCTACGAGGGCGGCGGGCGCGTGGTGCTTCCCGCGTGGGCGCTGCTGGTGCTGCTGGTGCTCGGTGCCTCGCTCGCTTCCCAGGCGCTCTCAGCGACGCCGCGCCGGGCCGCCTGA
- a CDS encoding ABC transporter permease subunit, with translation MRVVTQRLARQLILVPVVAVASYFLMAALPLTTETDAKRQVSKELAASYQRDLGIGEPLGFLRPWEKLFRGERLGTSAQGITGDELLLKLSGSVGVGLMALPLALAWALGFALLRTTWRRGRWAALGDAVPAVAFGTPVFIPALLLAPAVVERGHMLPELCAALVTSVWPGIFLGTLVGDSLETELSRDYVRTALGKGLSRGTVLRRHVLPNVWPALLDAVGPVATSLLAGSFAAERVFGLPYFGQLYVLAVLNKQVAVVVVATTTFASLLVLVSLAVEALRYALDPRSREATA, from the coding sequence CCGCGCTGCCACTCACCACGGAGACGGACGCCAAGCGCCAGGTCTCCAAGGAGCTGGCCGCGTCGTACCAGCGGGACCTGGGCATCGGCGAGCCGCTGGGCTTCCTGCGGCCGTGGGAGAAGCTCTTTCGCGGCGAGCGGCTGGGCACCAGCGCGCAGGGCATCACCGGCGATGAGCTGCTGCTGAAGCTCTCCGGCAGCGTGGGTGTGGGGCTGATGGCGCTACCGCTCGCGCTGGCGTGGGCGCTGGGCTTCGCGCTGCTGCGTACGACGTGGCGCCGGGGCCGCTGGGCGGCGCTGGGCGACGCGGTGCCGGCGGTGGCCTTTGGCACACCTGTCTTCATTCCCGCGCTGTTGCTGGCACCGGCGGTGGTGGAGCGCGGGCACATGCTGCCGGAGCTGTGCGCGGCGCTCGTCACCTCGGTGTGGCCCGGCATCTTCCTGGGCACGCTGGTGGGAGACTCGCTGGAGACGGAGCTGTCTCGCGACTACGTGCGCACAGCGCTGGGCAAGGGCCTGTCCCGCGGCACGGTGCTGCGCCGCCACGTGCTGCCGAATGTGTGGCCCGCGCTCCTGGACGCCGTGGGGCCGGTGGCCACGTCGCTGCTGGCCGGCTCGTTCGCCGCGGAGCGTGTCTTCGGCCTGCCGTACTTCGGCCAGCTCTACGTGCTCGCGGTGCTCAACAAGCAGGTGGCCGTGGTCGTGGTGGCCACCACCACCTTCGCGTCGCTGCTCGTGCTGGTGAGCCTGGCGGTGGAAGCGCTGCGCTACGCGCTGGATCCTCGCTCCCGGGAGGCCACGGCATGA